From one Cucurbita pepo subsp. pepo cultivar mu-cu-16 chromosome LG17, ASM280686v2, whole genome shotgun sequence genomic stretch:
- the LOC111778207 gene encoding methylcrotonoyl-CoA carboxylase subunit alpha, mitochondrial, producing the protein MASIVFRRKLTNKPFLLRVRLFSQSNSNTEPARRIEKILIANRGEIACRIARTARRLGIQTVAVFSDADRNSLHVKLADEAVHIGPSPARLSYLNAVSIIEAASRTGAQAIHPGYGFLSESADFAQHCEDKGLTFIGPPTSAIRHMGDKSASKRIMGAAGVPLVPGYHGTAQDIDTMKLEADKIGYPILIKPTHGGGGKGMRIVHSPNEFVDAFLGAQREAAASFGISTILLEKYITQPRHIEVQIFGDTHGNILHLYERDCSVQRRHQKIIEEAPAPNILDDFRSHLGQAAVSAAKAVGYYNAGTVEFIVDTISGQFYFMEMNTRLQVEHPVTEMIVGQDLVEWQIRVANGESLPIIQSQVPLLGHAFEARIYAENVPKGFLPATGSLHHYCPVPVSQSIRVETGVEQGDAVSVHYDPMIAKLVVWGENRAAALVKLKDCLTKFEVAGVPTNINFLLKLANHHAFERGDVETHFIEHYKDDLFVDPSNLVMAKEAYDAAGLNARLAAACLVSLELSKLNEKSSGKGIHSIWYSPPPFRVHHCARRTIEYEWENPYDSSVSKPFALTITYQLDGGLLIETGENGSSAVEVKVTHLGKHKFRVEVDGIIMEVRLAIYSKDRTKHVHIWHGSQHHHFKQKLGVNLSEEDESQHKPGFEAASHHPEGTVVAPMAGLVVKVLVKNGDQVGEGQSVLVLEAMKMEHVVKAPIAGQIHGLHVAAGQQVSDGSILFSVKKN; encoded by the exons ATGGCGTCCATTGTTTTCCGTCGGAAGCTCACCAACAAACCTTTCCTTCTCCGTGTGAGACTCTTCTCGCAGTCCAACTCCAACACTGAGCCTGCTCGGCGTATCGAGAAGATTTTGATCGCGAATCGAGGTGAGATTGCATGCCGGATTGCGAGGACTGCTAGGAGGTTGGGGATTCAAACTGTGGCTGTGTTTAGTGACGCTGATCGGAATTCGCTTCATGTCAAGTTGGCTGATGAGGCTGTGCATATTGGCCCCTCGCCGGCGCGGTTGAGTTATCTGAATGCTGTGTCGATTATTGAGGCTGCGTCGAGGACTGGTGCACAG GCTATCCACCCTGGCTATGGGTTTTTATCTGAAAGTGCTGATTTTGCTCAACATTGTGAAGACAAGGGCCTTACATTTATAGGCCCACCGACATCTGCAATTCGACATATGGGTGACAAAAG TGCATCAAAGCGAATAATGGGTGCAGCTGGCGTACCTCTTGTGCCTGGGTACCATGGTACTGCACAAGATATTGATACTATGAAGTTAGAAGCAGACAAAATTGGGTATCCAATATTAATAAAGCCAACTCATGGAGGTGGGGGAAAG ggtaTGAGGATTGTACATAGTCCGAATGAATTTGTCGATGCTTTCTTGGGAGCTCAACGTGAGGCTGCAGCTTCTTTTGGCATAAGCACAATATTGCTAGAAAAATATATCACCCAGCCAAGGCACATAGAAGTCCAG ATTTTTGGGGACACACACGGGAACATTCTGCATCTATATGAGAGGGATTGCAGTGTGCAAAGAAGACACCAGAAGATAATTGAAGAAGCTCCAGCT CCTAATATTTTGGATGACTTCCGATCACACTTGGGTCAAGCAGCTGTCTCTGCAGCTAAG GCAGTTGGTTATTACAATGCTGGCACAGTGGAATTCATAGTTGATACCATCTCTggtcaattttatttcatggAGATGAATACTCGCCTTCAG GTTGAACATCCTGTTACTGAGATGATAGTAGGTCAAGATCTTGTCGAGTGGCAAATCCGTGTTGCAAATGGAGAATCTCTTCCCATAATCCAGTCACAAGTGCCTTTATTAG GTCATGCTTTTGAAGCCCGCATATATGCAGAAAATGTGCCAAAAGGGTTTCTTCCAGCTACTGGAAGTCTTCACCATTACTGCCCTGTTCCCGTTTCACAGTCTA TTCGAGTTGAAACTGGGGTTGAACAAGGAGATGCTGTTAGTGTGCATTATGATCCAATGATTGCTAAGCTCGTTGTTTGGGGAGAAAATCGTGCTGCAGCATTAGTCAAACTAAAAGACTGCCTAACAAAGTTTGAG GTTGCAGGTGTTCCAACCAACATAAACTTTCTACTAAAGCTTGCAAATCATCATGCATTTGAACGGGGGGATGTGGAAACTCATTTTATTGAGCACTATAAAGATGACCTTTTTGTTGACCCTTCTAATCTTGTGATGGCAAAAGAAGCATATGATGCTGCTGGGCTTAATGCCCGTCTAGCAGCTGCATGTCTCGTCAGCTTGGAACTCTCTAAACTTAATGAAAAATCTTCTG GGAAGGGTATACATTCAATATGGTACTCTCCTCCTCCGTTTAGAGTCCATCATTGTGCTAGGCGCACAATAGAATATGAGTGGGAGAATCCATATGATAGCAGTGTCTCAAAGCCATTTGCACTTACAATTACCTACCAGCTAGATGGGGGGTTGTTAATTGAG ACTGGAGAAAATGGTTCTTCTGCAGTTGAGGTTAAAGTTACTCACCTTGGAAAACATAAGTTCAGAGTTGAAGTTGATGGTATTATCATGGAAGTTCGCTTGGCTATTTACTCGAAG GATCGGACAAAACATGTACATATATGGCATGGGTCACAACATCATCACTTCAAACAGAAGTTGGGGGTAAATTTATcagaagaagatgaatcaCAACATAAGCCTGGTTTTGAGGCAGCATCCCACCACCCCGAAGGAACTGTTGTTGCTCCCATGGCTGGTTTGGTGGTCAAGGTTCTAGTGAAAAATGGTGATCAAGTTGGAGAAGGGCAATCTGTGTTGGTCCTTGAAGCAATGAAAATGGAG CACGTTGTGAAAGCTCCCATTGCTGGACAAATCCATGGCCTACATGTTGCAGCAGGTCAGCAGGTTTCTGATGGGAGTATTTTGTTTAGTGTCAAG